A section of the Acropora muricata isolate sample 2 chromosome 4, ASM3666990v1, whole genome shotgun sequence genome encodes:
- the LOC136913283 gene encoding uncharacterized protein, producing the protein MIEELLRRFAQENFHGADYVPLLHGHLATTKPLSLIIKRKRPLWKIPFARAEIIILAGLEKYVSSDSERKYQEAVEKNVVQEQVMEKDKSDPAQWREEIACNIADVGEIQVITDKNLGDVVLGKLRQEYILDVELRGILHSAALDGEKMMPYKGQELFLITSVVCSEKFEVVGERRHQREVEASLQPQPPIPEGLISKFFVRFKKMFTPPGVATRNVWGPILVKYNRVQYNEETSKLELAEGEFVGNCAPTRQLSLPDYDAWSNDDHDLGSGDGQAPVVVVKDDLLLGPSLPVLDDFTDQDKKNIERIYINVLIPAKSREQQKALVKKYLRWFENLLGNNETKILLVDGEPLTSNDCKFLRSLYVSAIPGQKSLDFTTVKEAEIHRCGLILKLLDELSDEEWEELGIPRS; encoded by the exons ATGATTGAAGAGCTACTTCGCAGGTTTGCCCAAGAGAACTTCCACGGCGCTGACTACGTGCCACTTTTGCATGGACATTTAGCGACAACAAAGCCTTTGTCCCTAATAATCAAACGAAAGAGACCATTATGGAAAATTCCCTTTGCAAGAGCTGAAATTATCATTCTCGCCGGCCTGGAAAAATATGTTTCCAGTGATAGTGAAAGAAAGTATCAGGAAgccgttgaaaaaaatgttgttcAAGAGCAAGTGATGGAGAAAGACAAAAGTGATCCAGCACAGtg GCGCGAGGAAATTGCTTGTAATATTGCGGACGTTGGAGAGATACAGGTGATTACCGATAAAAACCTCGGGGACGTTGTACTTGGCAAACTTCGCCAGGAATATATATTAGATGTAGAACTTCGTGGAATACTTCATAGCGCAGCCCTGGACGGTGAAAAGATGATGCCCTATAAAGGTCAAGAACTGTTTCTCATAACCTCTGTAGTTTGCAGTGAAAAATTTGAGGTTGTGGGTGAAAGGAGGCACCAG CGGGAAGTAGAAGCAAGTCTCCAACCTCAACCGCCGATCCCAGAGGGTTTGATATCCAAATTCTTTGTTCGGTTCAAAAAAATGTTTACCCCTCCGGGGGTAGCGACAAGAAACGTATGGGGCCCAATCCTTGTCAAGTACAATCGTGTTCAGTACAACGAAGAAACGAGCAAACTGGAGCTCGCGGAGGGAGAGTTTGTGGGCAATTGCGCACCAACGCGACAGTTGAGTCTCCCTGACTATGATGCATGGTCCAATGATGATCATGATTTAGGCAGTGGTGATGGACAGGCTCCAGTTGTTGTGGTTAAAGACGACCTTTTGCTAG GACCTTCGCTCCCGGTTCTAGATGATTTCACTGATCAGGACAAGAAGAATATTGAACGCATATACATTAACGTGCTGATCCCAGCGAAGAGCCGAGAACAGCAAAAAGCACTGGTCAAAAAGTACTTAAGATGG tTTGAAAACTTGTTGGGCAACAATGAAACAAAGATTTTGCTGGTTGACGGTGAACCACTGACCAGCAACGATTGCAAATTTCTGCGCAGCTTGTACGTATCTGCCATTCCAGGTCAAAAGTCACTTGACTTTACAACAGTGAAGGAAGCGGAAATTCATAGATGTGGATTGATTTTGAAATTGCTTGATG AATTGTCTGACGAGGAATGGGAGGAGCTTGGGATCCCGAGGAGCTGA
- the LOC136914708 gene encoding uncharacterized protein, with protein sequence MSYSFNISSSSTEFCEVKKMYERLIKSGNAEKFYSNFYPSIVLNSTKVFEGLSRHAATLLTTKVADCMLAQSKEKFETIITDPPPKLSERETAGLQYVGGYVLHKLYNKHKNKKSRESEQTASILKAGKVENHNDMENQKLTSSLNRGGLWSISKYSQLIFERIEHHFRIVTSRSLHNIDISIIESRSVCDIQLVSAYDAMLSESELIADKSIAKDALHNIVYLYVKVRCFSFAKDVIQKHKINSKQLKEKALRKEICRASKENEIERQS encoded by the coding sequence ATGTCATATTCCTTTAACATAAGCAGTTCATCAACGGAATTTTGTGAAGTTAAGAAGATGTATGAACGTTTGATAAAGTCTGGGAATGCAGAAAAATTCTACTCTAACTTCTATCCAAGTATAGTGTTAAATTCAACGAAGGTTTTTGAAGGATTATCAAGACATGCTGCTACACTGCTTACTACCAAGGTTGCTGACTGTATGCTGGCtcaaagcaaagagaaatttgaaacaatCATTACTGACCCACCACCGAAACTGTCTGAAAGAGAAACAGCTGGTTTACAATATGTTGGTGGTTACGTGCTCCACAAGCTGTATAACAAGCATAAGAATAAGAAGTCACGAGAGAGTGAGCAAACGGCTTCCATACTTAAGGCTGGGAAAGTGGAAAACCACAATGATATGGAAAACCAGAAACTTACTTCCTCTTTAAACCGAGGTGGACTTTGGTCCATTTCTAAATATTCCCAATTAATTTTTGAGAGGATAGAACATCATTTTAGGATTGTGACCTCTAGGAGCCTTCACAATATTGATATTTCTATTATTGAATCCAGGTCTGTTTGTGATATTCAGTTGGTATCAGCATATGATGCAATGTTGTCTGAATCTGAATTAATTGCAGATAAAAGTATTGCCAAAGATGCATTACATAACATTGTTTATTTATATGTAAAAGTACGCTGCTTTTCATTTGCCAAGGATGTCATCCAGAAACACAAGATTAATTCCAAACAACTTAAGGAAAAGGCACTGCGCAAGGAAATATGCAGGGCTAGCAAAGAGAATGAAATTGAAAGACAGTCATAG
- the LOC136914707 gene encoding uncharacterized protein codes for MPGENCSVFGCGTCRRTKGIGIWKLPAPRNPEYKKWREDWLSQITKTRTVDKDFRKIINNDKVFTCEKHFKPEDVEIFQTDKMVKKKPKFGALPTLNLPTRSHDIAPKPTRPARSIVSDDVNTAATSFRRYKSFGDLCSRIKTLKTLTNWLVEELDDRILLKKGFHLMLPEIQVMIDDSLGFAISVYGWLLPEDHELYSECFRSVANITVSELVKKIEAMSICPGVKPSSLSSEIQHHVIPKLVDPLLDDEESTSSSFPNKDFWRTRECLVLDERNQQCPSCSKYEHKQTLTNNSRARKLVEPASLFAPVSKTAPERIKATLQIQRLQCSELERQLKEMKLEIEKSSIEVDGELSKDITTILGNSDSCTPFMNLFWQEQKKLLTNNSTGVRYHPMIIRYCLSLVAKSPACYEELRRSKILKLPSQRTLRDYKNCIRPHTGFQEKVIEDLKEQTNSYFDVQRYVVLLFDEMKITSNLVFDKFTGELIGYVDLGDPDINFGTLEKADKLASHALVFMVRGVCTELKFSLAYFATDGITSYQLMPLFWEAVGVLEISCNLWVIASTSDGASPNRRFFRMHKTMDDNANGDVCYRTINVFAPHRYIYFFADAPHLVKTTRNCLYSSGHGSCTRYMWNDGQYILWQHIAQLFYQDAENGLKLLPRITFDHIKLNSYSTMRVNLAAQVLSATVAAVMRSFGSPDATATAKLCEMMDSFFDCLNVRSTTEYQRKRKPFLAPYTSVNDQRFAWLENDFLGYLRDWKESIANRPGEFSNNARSRMFISWQTHEGLQITAHSVAEATKFLLNEGMQYVLTERFCQDSVEEYFGNQRKFGRRSDNPDIRAFGYNNNTIRVQRAVSCQSGNTRGRKDRDKAWVNVSNDPVPKKKSKKEKAN; via the exons ATGCCTGGTgaaaattgttcagtttttggATGCGGAACATGCCGAAGGACGAAAGGCATTGGTATTTGGAAATTGCCTGCACCACGAAACCCGGAGTACAAGAAGTGGAGAGAAGATTGGCTGAGTCAAATCACGAAGACACGAACAGTGGACAAAGATTTTCGTAAAATTATAAATAACGATAAGGTGTTTACATGCGAGAAGCATTTCAAACCTGAAGACGTTGAGATAT TTCAAACAGATAAAATGGTAAAGAAGAAACCAAAGTTTGGTGCTTTACCGACTTTAAACTTACCAACAAGAAGTCATGACATAGCACCAAAACCAACACGTCCAGCCAGATCCATTGTAAGTGACGATGTCAATACAGCTGCTACAAGCTTCAGACGCTACAAAAGCTTCGGGGATTTATGCAGCAGAATTAAGACCCTAAAAACCCTCACAAATTGGCTAGTAGAAGAACTTGATGACAGGATTCTGTTAAAGAAAGGGTTTCATCTCATGCTGCCAGAAATTCAAGTAATGATTGATGATAGCCTGGGCTTTGCTATCTCTGTGTATGGATGGCTCCTGCCTGAAGATCATGAACTTTACTCAGAGTGCTTCAGGTCCGTTGCCAACATTACAGTCTCTGAGCTTGTAAAGAAAATTGAAGCGATGTCAATTTGTCCTGGTGTAAAACCATCCAGCTTATCAAGTGAGATTCAACATCATGTCATTCCAAAGCTTGTTGATCCCCTACTTGATGATGAAGAATCTACTTCTAGCTCCTTCCCAAATAAGGATTTCTGGAGGACCCGGGAATGTTTAGTTTTGGACGAGCGTAACCAACAGTGCCCAAGCTGCTCTAAGTATGAACACAAACAGACACTCACCAACAATTCTAGAGCCAGAAAACTTGTAGAGCCTGCTTCCCTTTTTGCACCTGTATCAAAGACAGCACCCGAAAGAATCAAGGCTACCTTACAGATACAACGACTACAATGTTCTGAACTTGAGAGGCAGCTTAAAGAAATGAAGCTAGAAATTGAGAAATCAAGCATTGAAGTTGACGGTGAGCTCAGCAAAGACATAACCACTATTCTTGGTAATTCTGACAGCTGCACTCCATTTATGAATCTATTTTGGCAGGAACAGAAAAAGCTGTTGACAAATAACTCAACTGGTGTAAGGTACCACCCTATGATTATTCGTTACTGCCTATCTCTTGTTGCAAAATCACCAGCTTGCTATGAGGAGTTGCGCAGGAGTAAAATTCTGAAGCTGCCAAGTCAAAGAACACTGAGAGATTACAAGAACTGTATCCGCCCCCACACTGGATTTCAAGAAAAAGTCATTGAGGACCTCAAAGAACAAACCAATAGCTACTTTGATGTTCAGCGATATGTGGTGCTGCTCTTTGACGAAATGAAGATAACATCCAATCTTGTGTTTGACAAGTTCACCGGTGAACTGATTGGGTACGTTGACTTGGGAGATCCAGATATAAACTTTGGAACACTTGAGAAAGCTGATAAACTTGCAAGCCATGCTTTGGTCTTTATGGTCAGAGGTGTTTGCACTGAGCTGAAGTTCAGTCTTGCCTATTTTGCCACAGATGGTATTACCTCATACCAGCTCATGCCACTATTCTGGGAAGCTGTAGGTGTTCTTGAGATATCCTGTAACCTTTGGGTGATAGCAAGTACCTCAGATGGGGCCTCACCAAACAGGAGGTTCTTTCGCATGCACAAAACCATGGATGACAATGCTAATGGTGATGTTTGCTACAGGACCATCAATGTGTTTGCTCCACACCGgtacatatatttttttgcagATGCTCCACATCTAGTCAAGACAACACGAAACTGCCTCTACAGTTCTGGCCACGGATCATGTACTAG GTACATGTGGAATGATGGTCAGTACATACTTTGGCAACACATAGCTCAGCTGTTTTACCAAGATGCTGAAAATGGTTTAAAGTTGTTGCCAAGAATAACCTTTGACCATATTAAGCTGAATTCATATTCTACGATGCGTGTGAATCTGGCAGCCCAAGTACTTAGTGCAACAGTGGCAGCAGTGATGAGATCATTTGGCTCTCCAGatgcaacagcaacagcaaagtTGTGTGAAATGATGGATTCATTCTTTGATTGCCTTAATGTCCGCAGCACAACAGAGTACCAGAGGAAAAGAAAGCCATTTCTTGCTCCGTACACATCAGTGAATGACCAAAGATTTGCCTGGTTGGAGAATGATTTCCTTGGATATCTGAGGGATTGGAAAGAGAGCATTGCCAACCGCCCTGGGGAGTTCTCTAATAATGCCCGAAGCCGTATGTTTATATCCTGGCAAACCCATGAAGGATTACAGATAACAGCACACTCAGTTGCAGAAGCAACCAAGTTTCTACTGAATGAAGGTATGCAGTATGTATTGACCGAGAGATTCTGTCAGGATTCTGTCGAGGAGTACTTTGGTAACCAAAGGAAGTTTGGACGAAGAAGTGACAACCCAGATATAAGAGCATTTGggtacaataataatactatCAGAGTTCAACGTGCAGTCTCCTGCCAATCTGGCAACACACGAGGGAGAAAAGACAGGGACAAAGCATGGGTTAATGTTTCTAATGACCCAGTTCCAAAGAAGAAgagtaaaaaggaaaaagctAATTAA